The following proteins are encoded in a genomic region of Sorangiineae bacterium MSr12523:
- a CDS encoding acetyl-CoA carboxylase biotin carboxylase subunit, translating to MSKPFRKVLVANRGEIAVRVVRTLHEMGIAAVAVYSDVDRAALHVRVADEAYPIGPAPAAESYLRVDKIVDTAKRAGCDAIHPGYGFLSENPLLPEACEQAGITFIGPPASAMRQMGSKTAARKRMQDAGVPIVPGALCDTSEEATAAAKKIGFPVMLKAASGGGGKGMRRVDSAEEMASAWERARSEAKKFFGDDTVYIEKAILLPRHVEIQVLGDREGNMVHVFERDCSIQRRNQKVVEETPSPAASRELVAQMGAIAVQGAKAVGYHSAGTFEFLLAQDGSFYFLEMNTRLQVEHPVTELITGLDLVREMVLVAQGEPLTFGQRDLVARGAAIECRVYAEDPATGFLPSPGTIEQLVVPAGPGVRDDGGAYPGSEISSYYDPLVSKLSVWAPTRDRAIARMRRALSEYVVTGIRTNLSFHEKLLAHPDFIAGRYDTGFLERHKDSLLGYAPPPADRSRAVAVAVAIAAARMERETGAKEAVVGEQGSRLAPWVAHHRARHNV from the coding sequence ATGTCCAAGCCGTTTCGCAAGGTCCTGGTCGCAAACCGTGGTGAGATTGCGGTGCGCGTCGTGCGCACGCTTCATGAGATGGGGATTGCGGCGGTGGCCGTTTATTCCGACGTGGATCGGGCGGCGCTCCATGTGAGGGTGGCCGACGAGGCCTATCCCATCGGGCCTGCGCCCGCGGCCGAGAGTTACCTTCGCGTGGACAAGATCGTCGATACGGCCAAGCGCGCAGGCTGCGATGCCATTCATCCGGGGTACGGCTTTCTCAGCGAGAACCCGCTGTTGCCGGAGGCCTGTGAGCAGGCGGGCATCACCTTCATCGGGCCACCGGCCAGCGCCATGCGGCAAATGGGCTCCAAAACGGCGGCGCGGAAACGCATGCAAGATGCAGGCGTTCCCATCGTCCCCGGTGCCTTGTGCGACACCTCCGAAGAGGCCACCGCGGCTGCGAAAAAAATCGGCTTCCCGGTCATGCTGAAGGCGGCATCCGGCGGCGGCGGCAAGGGCATGCGCCGCGTCGACAGCGCCGAGGAAATGGCTTCCGCGTGGGAACGCGCCCGCAGCGAGGCCAAGAAGTTCTTCGGCGACGACACGGTCTACATCGAAAAAGCGATTCTCCTTCCGCGCCACGTCGAGATCCAAGTGCTGGGCGACCGCGAAGGCAACATGGTGCACGTCTTCGAGCGCGATTGCTCGATTCAGCGGCGCAATCAAAAGGTCGTCGAGGAAACGCCCTCGCCCGCCGCGTCGCGCGAACTCGTCGCCCAGATGGGCGCCATTGCCGTGCAGGGCGCCAAGGCGGTGGGCTACCACTCCGCGGGCACCTTCGAGTTCCTCCTCGCGCAGGACGGAAGCTTCTACTTCCTCGAAATGAACACGCGCCTGCAGGTCGAGCATCCGGTCACGGAGCTCATCACCGGCCTCGATCTCGTGCGCGAAATGGTCCTCGTTGCGCAGGGCGAGCCCCTCACCTTCGGCCAGCGCGATCTGGTCGCGCGCGGCGCGGCCATCGAGTGCCGGGTCTATGCAGAAGATCCCGCCACCGGCTTTTTGCCGTCGCCTGGAACCATCGAGCAGCTCGTCGTCCCGGCGGGCCCGGGCGTGCGCGACGATGGCGGTGCGTACCCGGGAAGCGAAATCTCGAGCTACTACGATCCGCTGGTCTCCAAGCTCAGTGTGTGGGCCCCCACCCGCGACCGCGCCATCGCCCGCATGCGGCGCGCCTTGAGCGAATACGTCGTCACCGGCATCCGCACGAACCTGAGTTTCCACGAGAAGCTCCTCGCCCACCCGGATTTCATCGCGGGGCGCTACGACACGGGCTTTCTCGAGCGACACAAGGACAGCCTGCTAGGCTACGCACCCCCGCCCGCCGACCGGAGCCGCGCGGTTGCCGTGGCCGTCGCCATTGCCGCAGCGCGCATGGAGCGGGAAACCGGCGCCAAAGAAGCGGTGGTCGGCGAGCAAGGGTCCCGCCTTGCGCCCTGGGTTGCCCATCACCGGGCACGCCATAACGTCTAG
- the aroE gene encoding shikimate dehydrogenase encodes MTTRRFAVIGDPVAHSKSPRMHGAAFRALGLPHTYEAVRVGPDELEGLVRDLRAGKYDGVNVTVPHKERVLAFVDELDPSARAVGAGNTLVRQENGAVVAHNTDVPALVAELRELAPERDAEGWAEKQALVLGSGGAARAAVVALAVMGVRLITVRARSVERATTLAELVMRAGAPALLRAQPLAPSEDDGGFNVIVQTTSCGMEGAAPGEAVSGAVDWDRLAPDAVALDAVYSPPETPFLRAAFGRNLRVKNGLGMLTAQGALAFELWLGVRAPREVMRAALVS; translated from the coding sequence ATGACGACCCGCAGGTTCGCGGTCATCGGCGATCCGGTGGCGCATTCGAAGAGCCCGCGCATGCACGGGGCCGCGTTCCGCGCCCTCGGCTTGCCGCACACGTACGAAGCCGTCCGCGTGGGGCCGGACGAGCTCGAAGGCCTCGTGCGCGACCTGCGCGCGGGCAAGTACGACGGCGTGAACGTCACCGTGCCGCACAAAGAGAGAGTGCTCGCCTTCGTCGACGAGCTCGATCCCAGCGCGCGGGCCGTGGGCGCCGGCAACACGCTGGTCCGCCAGGAAAATGGCGCCGTCGTGGCGCACAACACCGACGTGCCCGCGCTGGTCGCGGAGTTGCGCGAGCTCGCACCCGAGCGCGATGCCGAAGGGTGGGCCGAAAAGCAGGCCCTCGTTCTCGGCAGCGGCGGTGCCGCGCGTGCGGCCGTCGTGGCCCTCGCGGTCATGGGCGTACGCCTCATCACCGTGCGCGCGCGGTCCGTGGAGCGCGCAACCACGCTCGCCGAGCTGGTCATGCGCGCAGGCGCACCGGCCCTGCTTCGTGCGCAGCCGCTCGCACCGAGCGAAGACGATGGCGGGTTCAACGTCATCGTGCAGACCACGAGCTGCGGCATGGAGGGCGCTGCACCTGGGGAAGCGGTCTCGGGCGCCGTCGATTGGGACCGCCTCGCGCCCGATGCCGTGGCCCTCGATGCCGTGTATTCGCCGCCGGAAACGCCGTTTTTGCGCGCCGCCTTCGGCCGCAACCTGCGCGTCAAAAATGGACTCGGCATGCTGACCGCCCAAGGTGCGCTCGCCTTCGAGCTCTGGCTCGGTGTGCGCGCGCCCCGGGAGGTCATGCGCGCGGCCCTCGTCTCGTGA
- the xseA gene encoding exodeoxyribonuclease VII large subunit codes for MTIPFDFSRKPPPPPPPAAPPPPPPPSEERRIVSVAELGRVLQRTLEEVHAAPIWVQGEVSGVRMAPSGHVYFTLKDEREEAAIDTVMYRTNVTVRARRLLAEGARVRVRGRPTYWAPRGRLQFVVDRVEPDGKGALLEALEKLKEKLQAEGLFAVERKRPLPAEPRIIGVVTSATGAVIHDICKVAFRRGGANILLAPATVQGPTAESSIRYALHMLQRVRGVDVIIVGRGGGSSDDLRAFNDESVVRAVAACRVPVVSAVGHEVDVTLTDFVADARAATPSQAAEMVVPDARARRDLLDHARARLDRAMRARLTEDRVLLGRIERKLGDPRLAIATQKRTLDEATRRMQRALARELEAHKGLLARIEPRLAAQHPGRVILRERTELERYEQRLVHSARKALSARAGLVGGLAGRLDAMSPLKVLGRGYAIATLPNGHALRSADEVSIGERVTVRLSRGRFEAEVVARSEEEQPEKDENEETS; via the coding sequence GTGACCATTCCGTTCGACTTCAGTCGGAAGCCGCCGCCGCCTCCGCCCCCGGCAGCGCCGCCCCCGCCTCCGCCCCCTTCGGAGGAGCGGCGGATCGTGTCGGTGGCCGAGCTCGGGCGTGTGCTGCAGCGCACGCTGGAGGAGGTGCACGCGGCGCCCATTTGGGTGCAGGGCGAGGTGTCCGGCGTGCGGATGGCGCCCAGCGGGCATGTGTATTTTACATTGAAGGACGAGCGCGAAGAGGCGGCGATCGATACGGTCATGTACCGCACGAACGTCACCGTGAGGGCGCGCCGGTTGCTCGCGGAGGGGGCGCGGGTGCGCGTGCGGGGGAGGCCCACGTATTGGGCGCCTCGAGGGCGGCTGCAGTTCGTCGTCGATCGCGTGGAGCCCGATGGCAAGGGCGCGCTGCTCGAAGCTCTGGAGAAGCTCAAGGAAAAGCTACAGGCCGAGGGGCTCTTTGCCGTCGAGCGAAAGCGGCCGCTCCCCGCGGAGCCGCGCATCATCGGCGTGGTGACCAGCGCCACGGGCGCCGTGATCCACGACATCTGCAAGGTCGCCTTCCGGCGCGGCGGCGCGAACATTTTGCTCGCGCCGGCCACCGTGCAAGGGCCCACCGCGGAGAGCTCCATCCGCTACGCGCTGCATATGTTGCAGCGGGTGCGCGGGGTCGACGTCATCATCGTGGGACGCGGCGGCGGCTCCAGCGACGACTTGCGCGCCTTCAACGACGAATCCGTCGTGCGTGCCGTGGCTGCGTGCCGCGTGCCCGTGGTGAGCGCGGTGGGGCACGAGGTCGACGTCACCTTGACGGACTTCGTCGCCGACGCCCGTGCGGCCACACCGTCGCAGGCGGCGGAAATGGTGGTGCCCGACGCGCGCGCCCGGCGCGATCTCTTGGACCATGCGCGGGCCCGCCTCGATCGCGCCATGCGCGCGCGCCTCACGGAAGACCGCGTACTTCTCGGCCGCATCGAGCGCAAGCTGGGCGATCCTCGCCTGGCCATCGCCACGCAGAAGCGCACCCTCGATGAAGCCACCCGCCGCATGCAGCGCGCCCTGGCGCGGGAGCTCGAGGCGCACAAAGGCCTGCTCGCGCGCATCGAACCACGCCTCGCGGCGCAGCACCCGGGGCGCGTCATCCTGCGCGAACGCACCGAGCTCGAACGCTACGAACAGAGACTCGTGCATTCTGCACGCAAGGCTCTGAGCGCGCGCGCGGGGCTCGTGGGGGGCCTCGCGGGCCGGCTCGATGCCATGAGCCCGCTCAAAGTGCTGGGTCGCGGGTATGCCATCGCGACGCTACCCAACGGGCACGCGCTTCGCTCGGCGGACGAAGTATCCATCGGCGAGCGCGTCACCGTGCGCCTTTCGCGCGGACGGTTCGAGGCGGAGGTCGTCGCGCGGAGCGAGGAAGAGCAGCCAGAGAAGGACGAGAACGAGGAGACATCATGA